A single genomic interval of Ramlibacter sp. harbors:
- a CDS encoding EamA family transporter has protein sequence MSLTWGVVAAVLTGALLHASWNALVKSSTDKALDTAVIHLLGSFMAVPLVLLSGWPPAAAWPFIAASTVIHIGYYTALTGAYKHGDLGLTYPLMRGTAPLLVALSASVTLGETLSPLAWAGVLGICCGVLALGLSRHALQTPKAVGFALANAVVIAVYTVVDALGVRATVAAGGQSWQYVIALFVLDGWPFALLVLHRRGMAVAWPYARARAPVAAGAAMASFGSYGIALWAMTQAPVATVAALRETSVLFASLLGTWLLKEAFTPRRALGTGVIVAGVMALRLG, from the coding sequence ATGAGCCTGACCTGGGGCGTGGTGGCGGCGGTGCTGACCGGCGCCCTGCTCCACGCCAGCTGGAACGCCCTGGTCAAGTCCAGCACCGACAAGGCGCTGGACACGGCGGTGATCCACCTGCTGGGCTCATTCATGGCGGTGCCACTGGTGCTGCTGTCTGGCTGGCCGCCGGCGGCAGCCTGGCCCTTCATTGCCGCCTCGACGGTGATCCACATCGGCTACTACACCGCGCTCACCGGTGCCTACAAGCACGGCGACCTCGGGCTGACCTATCCGCTGATGCGGGGCACGGCGCCGCTGCTGGTGGCCCTGTCGGCGTCCGTGACACTGGGCGAGACCCTGAGCCCCCTGGCCTGGGCCGGGGTGCTGGGCATCTGCTGCGGCGTGCTCGCGCTCGGCCTGAGCCGCCATGCCCTGCAGACCCCCAAGGCCGTGGGTTTTGCGCTGGCCAATGCGGTGGTCATCGCGGTCTACACCGTGGTCGACGCACTGGGCGTGCGCGCCACCGTGGCGGCGGGCGGGCAGTCCTGGCAGTACGTGATCGCGCTGTTTGTGCTGGACGGCTGGCCGTTTGCCCTGCTGGTCCTGCACCGCCGCGGCATGGCCGTGGCCTGGCCCTATGCCCGGGCCCGCGCGCCGGTGGCTGCGGGCGCGGCCATGGCGTCGTTCGGCTCCTATGGCATCGCCCTGTGGGCGATGACCCAGGCCCCGGTGGCCACCGTGGCGGCGCTGCGCGAAACCTCGGTGCTGTTTGCCTCGCTGCTGGGCACCTGGCTGCTCAAGGAGGCCTTCACGCCGCGGCGTGCCCTGGGCACCGGCGTCATAGTGGCGGGCGTGATGGCCCTGAGGCTCGGATAA
- the phnY gene encoding phosphonoacetaldehyde dehydrogenase translates to MIEQYIRDHALDAMRLAGRKVGAGRERHIAVFNPYTGGQIGTVPKATLDEVRQTFATAHACRPVLTRFERAAILNKAAALIGQRMDEVAHLITAEAGLCLKDARYEAGRVSDVLLFGANEVLKDDGQIFSCDLTPHGKKRRVYTQRSPLLGVITAITPFNHPMNQVAHKVVPSIATNNRMVLKPSEKVPFSAILFADILYEAGLPPEMLSVVTGDPREIADELITNEHVDLVTFTGGVAIGKYIAGKAGYRRMVLELGGNDPIIVMEDADLDEASTLAVQGSYKNSGQRCTAVKRLLVHEAVAPRFVELVVDKTRAWKHGDPMDPGNDMGTVIDEAAASLFEARVSEAVAQGAKLLAGNQRRGALYAPTVLDNVDPRMAVALEETFGPVSPVIRFRDIDDAIRISNGTAYGLSSSVCTNRLDYITRFVSELQVGTVNVREVPGYRLELTPFGGIKDSGLGYKEGVQEAMKSFTNLKTYSLPWL, encoded by the coding sequence ATGATCGAGCAGTACATCCGCGACCACGCCCTGGACGCGATGCGCCTGGCCGGCCGCAAGGTCGGCGCGGGGCGCGAGCGCCACATCGCCGTCTTCAACCCCTACACCGGCGGGCAGATCGGCACCGTGCCCAAGGCCACGCTGGACGAGGTGCGCCAGACCTTTGCCACCGCCCACGCCTGCCGGCCGGTGCTCACGCGCTTCGAGCGCGCGGCCATTCTGAACAAGGCGGCGGCCCTGATCGGCCAGCGGATGGATGAAGTGGCCCACCTGATCACGGCCGAGGCAGGCCTGTGCCTCAAGGACGCCCGGTATGAAGCGGGCCGGGTCAGTGACGTGCTGCTGTTCGGTGCCAATGAGGTGCTCAAGGACGACGGCCAGATCTTCAGCTGCGACCTCACGCCCCACGGCAAGAAGCGCCGTGTCTACACCCAGCGCTCGCCGCTGCTGGGCGTGATCACGGCCATTACGCCCTTCAACCACCCCATGAACCAGGTGGCCCACAAGGTGGTGCCCAGCATTGCCACCAACAACCGCATGGTGCTCAAGCCCTCGGAGAAGGTGCCGTTCTCGGCCATCCTGTTTGCCGACATTCTTTATGAGGCCGGGCTGCCGCCGGAAATGCTCAGCGTGGTCACCGGCGATCCGCGCGAGATCGCCGACGAGCTGATCACCAACGAGCATGTGGACCTGGTCACCTTCACGGGCGGCGTGGCCATTGGCAAGTACATCGCTGGCAAGGCCGGCTACCGCCGCATGGTGCTGGAGCTGGGCGGCAACGACCCCATCATCGTGATGGAAGACGCCGACCTGGACGAAGCCTCCACGCTGGCCGTGCAGGGCAGCTACAAGAATTCGGGCCAGCGCTGCACCGCCGTCAAGCGCCTGCTGGTGCATGAAGCCGTGGCCCCGCGCTTTGTGGAGCTGGTGGTGGACAAGACCCGGGCCTGGAAACATGGCGACCCGATGGATCCGGGCAACGACATGGGGACCGTGATTGACGAAGCGGCCGCGAGCCTGTTCGAGGCCCGCGTCAGCGAGGCCGTGGCCCAGGGCGCGAAGCTGCTCGCGGGCAACCAGCGCCGGGGTGCGCTGTACGCGCCCACGGTGCTGGACAATGTGGACCCGCGCATGGCCGTGGCGCTCGAGGAAACCTTTGGCCCTGTGTCGCCCGTCATCCGCTTCAGGGACATTGACGACGCCATCCGCATTTCCAACGGCACGGCCTACGGCCTCTCCAGCTCGGTGTGCACCAACCGGCTGGACTACATCACGCGCTTCGTCAGCGAGCTGCAGGTCGGCACGGTGAATGTGCGCGAGGTGCCGGGCTACCGGCTCGAGCTGACGCCGTTTGGCGGCATCAAGGATTCGGGCCTGGGCTACAAGGAAGGCGTGCAGGAAGCCATGAAGAGTTTCACCAACCTCAAGACCTATTCGCTGCCATGGCTCTGA
- a CDS encoding phosphohydrolase, with translation MALTLTDLERLFDERGTEQYTGEPVTQLEHALQCAMLAERDGADDELVTAALLHDLGHLLHNLGATPTLQGVDDVHQYRALPVLRSLFGDGVVDPIKLHVDAKRYLCATRPDYFAALSDDSKRSLALQGGIYSPGQAENFIRMPGAPAAVRLRVWDDLAKVGGLTTPSLAHFLGRAQRCAIPA, from the coding sequence ATGGCTCTGACGCTGACGGATCTGGAGCGCCTGTTTGATGAACGCGGCACCGAGCAGTACACGGGCGAGCCGGTGACCCAGCTCGAACACGCGCTGCAGTGCGCGATGCTGGCGGAGCGCGATGGCGCCGACGATGAACTCGTGACCGCCGCCCTGCTGCACGACCTGGGCCATCTGCTGCACAACCTGGGCGCCACGCCCACGCTGCAGGGGGTGGACGACGTTCACCAGTACCGCGCGCTGCCGGTCCTGCGCAGCCTGTTTGGCGATGGCGTGGTCGACCCCATCAAGCTGCACGTGGACGCCAAGCGCTACCTCTGCGCCACCCGGCCAGATTATTTCGCGGCCCTGTCCGACGACTCCAAGCGCTCGCTGGCGCTGCAGGGCGGCATCTATTCCCCGGGGCAGGCCGAGAATTTCATCCGGATGCCGGGCGCACCGGCCGCGGTGCGCCTGCGCGTCTGGGACGACCTGGCCAAGGTGGGCGGGCTGACGACCCCTTCACTGGCGCATTTCCTGGGCCGCGCCCAACGCTGCGCGATCCCCGCATGA